A single genomic interval of Dysidea avara chromosome 6, odDysAvar1.4, whole genome shotgun sequence harbors:
- the LOC136258265 gene encoding protein mono-ADP-ribosyltransferase PARP4-like isoform X1: MTEVKDHLRVAYDELFPSCQPKSKETVTTATNCIQDATATMGSTDVWRPLRSLLLLSSGSGADSSTLPSRNVFLVTDGHMTEEQPTLQAIRQAVHTTRVFTFGVRKTANRHFLKSMARVGTGYEGFFDPKTKSKWQRKVKSQPSKAFEPALTSVKVMWQQFDENAPKPIQAPQEIVSLLVDHIKWSMGLYLNVFRTS; the protein is encoded by the exons ATGACTGAAGTCAAAGATCATCTCAGAGTAG CTTATGATGAGCTGTTTCCTTCCTGTCAACCAAAGAGTAAAGAGACTGTTACAACTGCTACTAACTGCATACAG GATGCTACAGCTACTATGGGTAGTACAGATGTGTGGAGACCATTGAGGTCACTACTGCTATTATCCAGTGGAAGTGGTGCAGACTCATCCACTCTCCCTTCTCGTAATGTGTTCCTTGTGACTGATGGACATATGACAGAAGAGCAGCCAACACTACAGGCCATCAGACAAGCAGTACATACCACCAGGGTGTTCACTTTTGGAGTTAG AAAAACTGCTAATCGTCACTTCCTGAAGTCCATGGCTAGAGTTGGTACAGGATATGAAGGGTTCTTTGATCCTAAGACCAAGTCAAAATGGCAAAGAAAG GTGAAATCACAACCGAGTAAGGCATTTGAACCAGCTCTCACATCAGTGAAGGTGATGTGGCAACAATTTGATGAAAATGCTCCTAAACCAATTCAG GCACCTCAGGAGATAGTGTCACTGTTAGTGGATCACATCAAGTGGTCTATGGGTTTGTACCTCAATGTcttcag GACCTCCTAA
- the LOC136258265 gene encoding protein mono-ADP-ribosyltransferase PARP4-like isoform X4 — protein MTEVKDHLRVAYDELFPSCQPKSKETVTTATNCIQDATATMGSTDVWRPLRSLLLLSSGSGADSSTLPSRNVFLVTDGHMTEEQPTLQAIRQAVHTTRVFTFGVRKTANRHFLKSMARVGTGYEGFFDPKTKSKWQRKLFQWLSLLFFFWTSFSWCRTRLALSVLQ, from the exons ATGACTGAAGTCAAAGATCATCTCAGAGTAG CTTATGATGAGCTGTTTCCTTCCTGTCAACCAAAGAGTAAAGAGACTGTTACAACTGCTACTAACTGCATACAG GATGCTACAGCTACTATGGGTAGTACAGATGTGTGGAGACCATTGAGGTCACTACTGCTATTATCCAGTGGAAGTGGTGCAGACTCATCCACTCTCCCTTCTCGTAATGTGTTCCTTGTGACTGATGGACATATGACAGAAGAGCAGCCAACACTACAGGCCATCAGACAAGCAGTACATACCACCAGGGTGTTCACTTTTGGAGTTAG AAAAACTGCTAATCGTCACTTCCTGAAGTCCATGGCTAGAGTTGGTACAGGATATGAAGGGTTCTTTGATCCTAAGACCAAGTCAAAATGGCAAAGAAAG CTATTCCAATGGCTGTCACTACTTTTCTTCTTTTGGACCAGCTTCTCTTGGTGCAGGACAAGATTGGCATTATCAgtgttacagtaa
- the LOC136258265 gene encoding protein mono-ADP-ribosyltransferase PARP4-like isoform X3, which produces MTEVKDHLRVAYDELFPSCQPKSKETVTTATNCIQDATATMGSTDVWRPLRSLLLLSSGSGADSSTLPSRNVFLVTDGHMTEEQPTLQAIRQAVHTTRVFTFGVRKTANRHFLKSMARVGTGYEGFFDPKTKSKWQRKVKSQPSKAFEPALTSVKVMWQQFDENAPKPIQAPQEIVSLLVDHIKWSMGPPK; this is translated from the exons ATGACTGAAGTCAAAGATCATCTCAGAGTAG CTTATGATGAGCTGTTTCCTTCCTGTCAACCAAAGAGTAAAGAGACTGTTACAACTGCTACTAACTGCATACAG GATGCTACAGCTACTATGGGTAGTACAGATGTGTGGAGACCATTGAGGTCACTACTGCTATTATCCAGTGGAAGTGGTGCAGACTCATCCACTCTCCCTTCTCGTAATGTGTTCCTTGTGACTGATGGACATATGACAGAAGAGCAGCCAACACTACAGGCCATCAGACAAGCAGTACATACCACCAGGGTGTTCACTTTTGGAGTTAG AAAAACTGCTAATCGTCACTTCCTGAAGTCCATGGCTAGAGTTGGTACAGGATATGAAGGGTTCTTTGATCCTAAGACCAAGTCAAAATGGCAAAGAAAG GTGAAATCACAACCGAGTAAGGCATTTGAACCAGCTCTCACATCAGTGAAGGTGATGTGGCAACAATTTGATGAAAATGCTCCTAAACCAATTCAG GCACCTCAGGAGATAGTGTCACTGTTAGTGGATCACATCAAGTGGTCTATGG GACCTCCTAAGTGA
- the LOC136258265 gene encoding protein mono-ADP-ribosyltransferase PARP4-like isoform X2 has protein sequence MQVLAYDELFPSCQPKSKETVTTATNCIQDATATMGSTDVWRPLRSLLLLSSGSGADSSTLPSRNVFLVTDGHMTEEQPTLQAIRQAVHTTRVFTFGVRKTANRHFLKSMARVGTGYEGFFDPKTKSKWQRKVKSQPSKAFEPALTSVKVMWQQFDENAPKPIQAPQEIVSLLVDHIKWSMGLYLNVFRTS, from the exons atgcaggtgttag CTTATGATGAGCTGTTTCCTTCCTGTCAACCAAAGAGTAAAGAGACTGTTACAACTGCTACTAACTGCATACAG GATGCTACAGCTACTATGGGTAGTACAGATGTGTGGAGACCATTGAGGTCACTACTGCTATTATCCAGTGGAAGTGGTGCAGACTCATCCACTCTCCCTTCTCGTAATGTGTTCCTTGTGACTGATGGACATATGACAGAAGAGCAGCCAACACTACAGGCCATCAGACAAGCAGTACATACCACCAGGGTGTTCACTTTTGGAGTTAG AAAAACTGCTAATCGTCACTTCCTGAAGTCCATGGCTAGAGTTGGTACAGGATATGAAGGGTTCTTTGATCCTAAGACCAAGTCAAAATGGCAAAGAAAG GTGAAATCACAACCGAGTAAGGCATTTGAACCAGCTCTCACATCAGTGAAGGTGATGTGGCAACAATTTGATGAAAATGCTCCTAAACCAATTCAG GCACCTCAGGAGATAGTGTCACTGTTAGTGGATCACATCAAGTGGTCTATGGGTTTGTACCTCAATGTcttcag GACCTCCTAA
- the LOC136258265 gene encoding protein mono-ADP-ribosyltransferase PARP4-like isoform X5, with protein MGSTDVWRPLRSLLLLSSGSGADSSTLPSRNVFLVTDGHMTEEQPTLQAIRQAVHTTRVFTFGVRKTANRHFLKSMARVGTGYEGFFDPKTKSKWQRKVKSQPSKAFEPALTSVKVMWQQFDENAPKPIQAPQEIVSLLVDHIKWSMGLYLNVFRTS; from the exons ATGGGTAGTACAGATGTGTGGAGACCATTGAGGTCACTACTGCTATTATCCAGTGGAAGTGGTGCAGACTCATCCACTCTCCCTTCTCGTAATGTGTTCCTTGTGACTGATGGACATATGACAGAAGAGCAGCCAACACTACAGGCCATCAGACAAGCAGTACATACCACCAGGGTGTTCACTTTTGGAGTTAG AAAAACTGCTAATCGTCACTTCCTGAAGTCCATGGCTAGAGTTGGTACAGGATATGAAGGGTTCTTTGATCCTAAGACCAAGTCAAAATGGCAAAGAAAG GTGAAATCACAACCGAGTAAGGCATTTGAACCAGCTCTCACATCAGTGAAGGTGATGTGGCAACAATTTGATGAAAATGCTCCTAAACCAATTCAG GCACCTCAGGAGATAGTGTCACTGTTAGTGGATCACATCAAGTGGTCTATGGGTTTGTACCTCAATGTcttcag GACCTCCTAA